ACAAAACGAGAGCTATTGTTAGTTGTGCCTGCGACTGTTATTGCAGGAGTGGATCTAAGTGGCATTACTTCAGACGACATTAATGTTAATGAGGAGCAAAAAGAGCTAGAAATTACGTTACCACGTGCCACGTTTGTACAGGAACCAGCCATTCTGATGGATGAGGTGAAAACGTTCTCTGACGAAGGGCTATTCCGTAGTGAAGCGAAATGGGCTGAAGGCTTTGATCTAGCAGCAGAAGCACAGCAGCAAATCCTAGACGAAGCCAGTGAAATAGGCTTATTACAATCAGCCGAACAAAGCGCGGAGAAGGTTCTGAAGGGCTTTTTTAGTAAACTTGGTTATACGGTGGAAATTACATTTAGATAAACGGATGATTAATACACTGGGTGCACAAACAATTCTAAATTGTGTAGGCTCCCGTTATGCACTACCAAAAAGGGGGGATTGGCTTGAGAAAGTATACATACTTCGCATAGCATTGGCTATGTTTTGTTCAATCAAATGTAGCCCTTGCTCTTTCTAATAAAATTTATCTATTATTAGGAGTGTAGGAATGAGCTATAAGAAGGCAGAAGATTGTTTACCAATTGAAATTATTGAGTTAATTCAAAAATATGTTGATGGCGAATCGATTTATATTCCGCGCAAGGCGGAACGAAAAATAGGTTGGGGTTCTACCACAACGACAAGGCAAGATTTACAGCTTAGAAATGCGAATATCTATCGTGATTTTTTATTAGGTATGGATACGCATACACTTAGTCGAAATTATTATTTGTCCTTGAAAAGTATTCAGCGAATTATTCTAAAAGAGAAAAAATGCCAACAGTAAATTCAGTCAATACGGTGTATTCCGTATTGGCTTATTTTCATTTATGAAATAAGGTTGAGGTTTCTAGTTGAACGCGTAGCAAATTATAATAAAAGAGTACTATCAAATTCAAATTAATTGGCGTGCTGAATACTAAAACGGATCCAAAAGGAGTTGTCTGCAATTGAAAGAAACAAGCCTATTCACAATTGATTGTGGTGATTTTTACTTAAGAGAGTTTTGCGAAGAAGATGTGGATGCAATCGTTGAAATTACAGGTCAACCTGAAGTCGCTGAATTCTTACCAGATTGGAAGTCCACGAGAGCATTACGCTTAGATTGGACGTTAAACGAAGATATTCCTGATAATAAAGCATTTTTGGCTGCTGTACCGAATCTCACTGACGAAATTATAAGACTTGGCATCATTTTAAAAGAGACTGCGGAATTCATTGGTTTTTGTACGTCGGGGATAAAGGAAGAATTAAGTGGCTCAAATCGAGAAGTTGCGTTTGCCATTTCAAAGCACTACCGAAATCAGGGCTATACAACAAAAGCTGTGAAAGCATTGATTCAATATTTACTTGAGCATACCAATGTGAAACAGCTTAATGCAGTTGTTCTCCCGCATAATGCCAGCTCGAATAAAGTGATTCAAAAATGTGGATTTAATTTAAGTGGGCATGCACAAATTGACGGAGAGCAGTTCAATCATTATGTGTTAAAGAAAAAGCAATGATTACTAATGAAGGGAGACTTTAAATGTCAATAATCACGATCGAAAAAGCAAGCGTTACGGATGCTGAGCAACTAACAGTAATATTGAAAAGAACGTTTGATGAAGAAGCGAATAAATGGCTTACGAGTCAAGAGAATATAATGGACTTTAATATTCTGCCACCAGGATATTCTTCTATTGAGGTGACGAAGTATATGATTAGGGAATTATTATTCTTTAAAATCCTGTACAATCAAGAAATTGTCGGTGGGATTATCATTACTATTTCGGGTGAAAACTATGGGAGAATTGATCGTATTTTCATTGACCCTAACTATCAAGGGAAGGGAATAGGTTCAAGGGCAATTACATTAGCAGAAGATCAATTTCCTCAAGTAAGGATTTGGGACCTTGAGACGTCAAGTAAACAAATTAACAATCATTATTTTTATGAAAAAATGGGATATAGGACAACCTATAAAACGGACGAAGAATATGGTTATCAGAAGACAATCAAAACGTTAGCACACAATGAAAATCTCATTAAAAATCAAAATATTTCAAGTACTCAATACGAAAATTGTGATATGACGAAGATGGCGTGTTATGCAGTTAATTTAGAAGGAAGTTCGTTTAGTAATAGTAATCTAGCGAATATACAGATTAGCAATTGTAACCTCAGCCAATCAAAGTTCCAAAATATTAATTTAAGAAATGCCCTATTTGCCGACTTAAATCTTTCTAATAGTGAGATGACCTTTGTCACGTTAGGTGGGGTTCGTTTCGTGGATACAGTTCTAGGAAATGAAAAAACACCGATTACATTTGAAAGATGTGACCTTGAAGGGAGTCAATTCACGAACAGTAATCTCAGGAATGTAGAAATACATGCAAGTGATTTAACTGGTATGAAAATAGATAATGTTCCAGTAGAAGAACTTATCGCAGCATACAATCAACTAAAAAAATAGAAATATCCTGCACAGGTGCACAAACAATAGAAGAAAATTAGGCTACTAAACTCCCCATTGAATTCGGGAAGTAAGCAGCCTAATCATAAATAAACTAATCTGTTTTCTCTTTAAGTTTCATGTACCCTTCATTTTCCAAAAGCTCTGCTGGGTCGACAAATGATAGAGACACGTGCAACGTTCCCATAGGCGTCAACTCTGCTTTGATGATATGCGACGTTTCACTTAAGTATAGGTAACGATGTGTATTGGAAGTGAATTTTATACCATTATATTCATTATACAATTTTGCAAACGCATCTTCATTGGTGTTCAGAAGTAAGATTCTAAATAATTCTTCTTCATAAAAATAAAATAAGGCATCGCCATTATAATCTAAAATAAGGTCAGCACCACTACCGTCCTCTTGGATTTCTGTTAGAGATTTTTCCCCTAACAGCTCGACTACTGTTGCTTTTTGATCACCTAAAGTGAGCCCGTGAACATAAAAAATACCTTGTTTGTCTTCAATTAGAGGTTGCGTAAAGTCAATGGGGTAGGGAGTTGCTGAATGCTCATTGACAATGAATAATTGGTTGAATAGAAAAAGCATAGCACATACGGTTAAAACAGTAGTTAGCATAACAACACCCCATTTATATTTGGGTTTCGGAGAGCTGTTTTCTATTTCTTGTACTACATTATGCATCACACGTTGTTTCATGGCCTCTATATCGTTTAATTCATTCGGTGTATAGTTATTCATTGAAAAGAACCTCCCACTCAATGTCTTTCAATTTATTTTTCAATAGCTCTTTCCCTCGGACTAATCGAGTTTTTATTGTACTTTCTGCTGTCGACAAAATACCTGCAATCTCACTAATCTTCATGTCATTAAAATAATAATAAATCAGTACCTCTCGATATTTTATTGGCAATTCCAAGATTGCATCGCCGATAATTGTTTGCTCATCTTTTCTAACTAATTCATCTACTTCTGTTTTACTGGCGGAAGGGAGAATTTTATTTTGCAATTGAACGTTTCTATAAGACCAACTTTTTAAATAATCTTTGCTCTTATTCGACGTCATTTTGTATAAATAAGCTTTTAGTTCGCCACGTTCCTCATAGTTAGTTTGAGAATTATACATTTTTATGAATACTTCCTGCACAATATCCTCGGCTATTTGAGTATCCTTTACATAGTAATAGGCTAAACGTAGTAATGGTTCTGTATATAGATTCATTATTTCTTTTAAGTTCTGAATAGGAAACAAGAATACAACTCCCTTCTTTACTTATAAAACGATTTTCACCCTACAAAAGTTTGGATATTTCTAAATTTTCAGGTCAAGAAAACGTCAATCTTACTTTAGCAAAATCTAAAAGTAAAAGGAGTAATGTTCAATAAAAAAACTCATCTATATAAATGGTGATTTCCCGAAGCCATGCCTGATGCCGAATATGAATTTTTCCGCTTTGAAAAGTAATGGGAAAATAATCGAAAAAGTGTGTTCGTCTGTACTTACGTACGGATAGACACACTTTTTAATTTGTCTTGCATCTTAACTTGTAAAAGTAAAAGTAACATTTCCACAAGTTCGATTTTGTCGTAATTAACAATGACATGATAGCGTTTACATTTTATTAATATTTAATGTAAACGCTTTAATATACTGGACAATAAGGAATGTTCAAAAATGGGGGGATGAAAATGGGGACAGATCAACAGGGGCGGTCAGGGTTCAAGGTGAAAGTACAGCGTATTGGTAGTTTTTTAAGTGGCATGATTATGCCGAATATTGGGGCGTTTATTGCTTGGGGTCTTATTACTGCTTTATTTATTGAAACAGGATGGATTCCGAATGCGGATTTTGCAGAACTAGTAGGTCCAATGATTAACTATTTACTTCCAATTTTAATAGGTTTTACGGGTGGTAGATTGGTTTATGGGATCCGAGGCGGGGTAGTCGGGGCTACTGTTACGATGGGGGTAATTGTCGGAGCAGATATTCCGATGTTCCTTGGTGCAATGATTGTTGGTCCTTTAGGTGGATGGGCTATTAAGCAATTTGACAAGTTAGTAGAAGGAAAAGTTAAAGCAGGGTTTGAAATGCTTGTGAACAACTTTTCAGCCGGTATTATTGGTGGTCTTTTAACGCTAATTGCGTACAAACTAATCGGCCCAGCTGTAAACGCGTTAACGAATTTCCTGGCAGACGGCGTACAATTTATTTTCGATTTAGGATTCTTACCACTGGCAAGTATTTTTATAGAACCAGCGAAGATCTTATTCTTAAACAATGCGATAAATCATGGAATATTAGGTCCTCTTGGCATTCAACAAGCTGCTGATGCAGGCAAGTCCATTTTATTCTTACTAGAGTCAAATCCTGGACCTGGTCTTGGCATATTACTAGCCTTTATGTTCTTTGGGAAAGGGACAGCAAAACAAACTGCACCTGGAGCAGCGATTATTCATTTCCTAGGTGGGATTCATGAAATTTATTTCCCTTACATTTTAATGAAACCTTACTTGCTTTTAGCTGCAATCGCAGGTGGAGCATCAGGTGTTTTCACTCTACAAATCTTCAATGCAGGTCTTGTGGCGGCACCTTCACCAGGAAGTATTTTCTCGATTTTAGCTATGACACCAAAAGGCGGTCATATCGGCGTGTTATTAGGTGTAATTGTCGCTACTGCGGTGTCATTTATTATTGCGGCATTAATTTTGAAAGCGTCTAAAGACGTAGAGGAAGAAGGTTTACAATTAGCAACAGAAAAAGCGTCTGCTCTAAAAGGCAAAGAGAGCATGGCTTCAGGACTAATCCAGTCAACTACAGCTACTGCGGTGGCTAATGAAGATTCTCTAGCAAATACGAAGCATATCATATTTGCTTGTGACGCAGGTATGGGGTCGAGTGCTATGGGCGCATCCATCTTGAAAAATAAAATTAGTAAAGAGGGGTTAAACGTATCCGTAACCAATATGGCTATTAGTAGTCTCCCAGCAGATGCAGAAGTAATCATTACCCATAAAGATTTGACGCATCGTGCGAAGGAACAGGCACCAAACGCATATCATATTTCCGTAGAGAATTTTTTGAATAGCCCAAAATATGACGAGCTAATTGAGCAGTTAAAAAAATAAAGGCATATCTGACGAGGCTGTCTAAAAGGTATTTCTTTTCGGGCAGCTTTCTTTAATTTAGAAAAAATGCGCTATGTTTCATGGGTAAAGTAAATTATTTTTATTCTCATTCTCTTAAAGGTGAACAGTTACAAAATGATTTTCAAACAGCTCCTTTATCGATGATTTTGGGGTGTTAGAAATGAGGTGTTGATTACGTTTATTTCGAGCAGAGAAAAAATGCTGATTGAAGCATTAATCGAGGAACAAGAAGAAGTAACGATTAAACAATTATCCGAAAAAATTGATGTGAGCTCCCGAACAATCCAGCGCGATTTAAGCAATATTCAAAGCATTATAGACACGTATCAGCTTAAGTTAATAAGAAAATCAGGCGTGGGTGTTCAAATAATTGGCAAAGAACAGATTAAGCAAGAATTGGTCCAGCAACTTAAAAAAATTATGCTTCGGGAATATACATTGGAGGAAAGGTTAACATTCATTCTTTGTATTTTGTATGAAGCGACAGAACCAGTTAAGTTATTTTCTCTTTCCAAAGATTTAAATGTTTCAATTTCAACGGTTAGTGCAGACCTTTTGAAGTTAGAAGAACAGCTTCGACCAATCCAGCTGTCTATCTTGAAAAAAAGAGGATATGGCGTAGAGCTATCAGGAACTGAAAACGCAAAGCGAAGTGCGATTAGTTACGCGTTATACAAAACGTTAAAAGAAGAAGGGTTATTTTCCTTAATCAAAGAAAAAATCCATCAACAATCTAGCACCGATGACGACCCTGTGACTGAAAGGCTCGTGCAACTAATCGACCGAGAAAAATTAGCGGTCATTGAAAGCGCGATGAAGGACTTATATCCAGATGTCGCTTCGTCTATGACAGATAGTGCCTACGTCGGCTTAATTGTTCACATTGCTTTAGCTATTGAACGTATAATGCAAGGCGCTAATCTGACAATGGATCCATCGTATTTAAAGCAAATAACATTTGAACCAGAATATCCTATTGCCAAAAACATTATTACGATGTTGGAAAATCGTTTTCATATTAATATTCCAGAGGCAGAAGTCGGGTACATTATGCTTCACCTCCAAGGGGCTAAGTTACGCCAACATGAAGTAGGATTCACTACTAATACAAATATCGAATTGTACAGACAAGCAAAGAAATTAATTGAGGAAGTGGAAGTGCAAACAGGTTTCCATTTATCGACGAACCGATCTCTTTTAGAAGGATTAGTCGCGCATTTAAAGCCTGCAATCCACCGTATTGAGCAAAATATGGCCATAGTAAACCCTTTACTGGAAGAAGTTCAAACGAATTATCATGATTTGTTTGCTCAAGTAGAGGTAGCGGTGAAAAAAGTCTTCCCGAACCTGCAAATTCCAAAAGAAGAGATTGGCTATTTGGTCATGCATTTTGGGGCTGTATTAATCGAGGTACTAACCAAGGGAGATTTAAAGGCTTACGTCATTTGTTTAAGTGGAATTGGTACTTCGAAATTATTAGCATCCCAACTCAAGCGTGAAGTTCAAGAGATTACAGAGGTGTCCAATATTTCTATGTTTGAGTTAACGAAGCTACAAACGACAATGACAGATCGAGATCTTATTATTTCAACGATTGATTTGCAGGATTTCCAGCGGGAATATATTCGGGTAAATCCATTTTTAACTCCCGAAGTAATTGAGCAAGTTCAACTTTATGCAAAAAGGAAAATCCTTGTTCAACAAACCCCTTCACTTGTAAAAGAAATGCCTGCCACTGTAGGTACCATAACGGAAAAAATGGAAAAGCTTCGCGAGTATTTAGAAAGCATCTTAACTGTTCTAACCAATTTTCAGCTTACGATGTTAAAAGAGCAAACTACCGTGAAAAACTATTTACAAGAGATTTGTGCATTACTGGAGGATCGTCAAATCATAGAAGAAAAAAATAAAGTGGTTGAGGCCCTGTTAGAGAGAGAAAAAAGTGGCGGCGTTGGTATACCTGGTACAAGGCTTGTCCTTTATCATGCGCGTAGCAAATATATACAAAAACCATCGTTTACCGTTCATAAGCTTGAATCCGCAATTTGGATAAAAGGAATGGATGGTTATGACGTGAAAGTCGATACATTTTTAATCTTGCTTTCACCTGAAATAATCGGAAAAGCAGGGTTGGAGATTCTTAGTTTCATCAGTACTTTAATTATTCAAAATGAGCAAACGACACAGCTATTTGAAAACGCCGGAAAGGCTCAAGTTCATTCATTTTTGGCGATCGAATTTGAACGATTCATCAAAGAAAATGTAAATTAGGGGAGGCATTTTATTATGGCATTATCGGTATTAGCAGAAGAAAATATTTTACTTAACCAACAGTTAGCAACGAAAGAGGAGGCCATTCGTTTAGCAGGTCAAATTTTAGTAGACAACAGATATGTGGAAGCGGACTATATTGAGAAAATGCTAGAAAGAGAAGCCATGACATCGACCTTTATGGGCAATTTTGTAGCAATCCCACATGGTACAGATGATGCAAAAAAAGATGTAAAAGAATCGGGCATTTCAATTATTCAAGTACCAGATGGTGTCGACTTTGGTGATGGGAATATCGTGAAATTAATTATCGGTATCGCGGGTAAAGGTG
The sequence above is a segment of the Solibacillus sp. FSL H8-0523 genome. Coding sequences within it:
- a CDS encoding DUF4230 domain-containing protein, with product MTKKDKALYELKKGDQENAATVAVGRSSRSANASGTSFKFSGAKMFILIALLLVVMTAVSTWVFANNLFKIEPTFKQETTVFVEQIQDLATLATAKGHMKVVIEQEDNKLFGKDISVNFPGTKRELLLVVPATVIAGVDLSGITSDDINVNEEQKELEITLPRATFVQEPAILMDEVKTFSDEGLFRSEAKWAEGFDLAAEAQQQILDEASEIGLLQSAEQSAEKVLKGFFSKLGYTVEITFR
- a CDS encoding CD3324 family protein; amino-acid sequence: MSYKKAEDCLPIEIIELIQKYVDGESIYIPRKAERKIGWGSTTTTRQDLQLRNANIYRDFLLGMDTHTLSRNYYLSLKSIQRIILKEKKCQQ
- a CDS encoding GNAT family N-acetyltransferase; translation: MKETSLFTIDCGDFYLREFCEEDVDAIVEITGQPEVAEFLPDWKSTRALRLDWTLNEDIPDNKAFLAAVPNLTDEIIRLGIILKETAEFIGFCTSGIKEELSGSNREVAFAISKHYRNQGYTTKAVKALIQYLLEHTNVKQLNAVVLPHNASSNKVIQKCGFNLSGHAQIDGEQFNHYVLKKKQ
- a CDS encoding GNAT family N-acetyltransferase codes for the protein MSIITIEKASVTDAEQLTVILKRTFDEEANKWLTSQENIMDFNILPPGYSSIEVTKYMIRELLFFKILYNQEIVGGIIITISGENYGRIDRIFIDPNYQGKGIGSRAITLAEDQFPQVRIWDLETSSKQINNHYFYEKMGYRTTYKTDEEYGYQKTIKTLAHNENLIKNQNISSTQYENCDMTKMACYAVNLEGSSFSNSNLANIQISNCNLSQSKFQNINLRNALFADLNLSNSEMTFVTLGGVRFVDTVLGNEKTPITFERCDLEGSQFTNSNLRNVEIHASDLTGMKIDNVPVEELIAAYNQLKK
- a CDS encoding sigma-70 family RNA polymerase sigma factor, which encodes MFPIQNLKEIMNLYTEPLLRLAYYYVKDTQIAEDIVQEVFIKMYNSQTNYEERGELKAYLYKMTSNKSKDYLKSWSYRNVQLQNKILPSASKTEVDELVRKDEQTIIGDAILELPIKYREVLIYYYFNDMKISEIAGILSTAESTIKTRLVRGKELLKNKLKDIEWEVLFNE
- a CDS encoding PTS mannitol transporter subunit IICBA translates to MGTDQQGRSGFKVKVQRIGSFLSGMIMPNIGAFIAWGLITALFIETGWIPNADFAELVGPMINYLLPILIGFTGGRLVYGIRGGVVGATVTMGVIVGADIPMFLGAMIVGPLGGWAIKQFDKLVEGKVKAGFEMLVNNFSAGIIGGLLTLIAYKLIGPAVNALTNFLADGVQFIFDLGFLPLASIFIEPAKILFLNNAINHGILGPLGIQQAADAGKSILFLLESNPGPGLGILLAFMFFGKGTAKQTAPGAAIIHFLGGIHEIYFPYILMKPYLLLAAIAGGASGVFTLQIFNAGLVAAPSPGSIFSILAMTPKGGHIGVLLGVIVATAVSFIIAALILKASKDVEEEGLQLATEKASALKGKESMASGLIQSTTATAVANEDSLANTKHIIFACDAGMGSSAMGASILKNKISKEGLNVSVTNMAISSLPADAEVIITHKDLTHRAKEQAPNAYHISVENFLNSPKYDELIEQLKK
- a CDS encoding BglG family transcription antiterminator; translated protein: MLITFISSREKMLIEALIEEQEEVTIKQLSEKIDVSSRTIQRDLSNIQSIIDTYQLKLIRKSGVGVQIIGKEQIKQELVQQLKKIMLREYTLEERLTFILCILYEATEPVKLFSLSKDLNVSISTVSADLLKLEEQLRPIQLSILKKRGYGVELSGTENAKRSAISYALYKTLKEEGLFSLIKEKIHQQSSTDDDPVTERLVQLIDREKLAVIESAMKDLYPDVASSMTDSAYVGLIVHIALAIERIMQGANLTMDPSYLKQITFEPEYPIAKNIITMLENRFHINIPEAEVGYIMLHLQGAKLRQHEVGFTTNTNIELYRQAKKLIEEVEVQTGFHLSTNRSLLEGLVAHLKPAIHRIEQNMAIVNPLLEEVQTNYHDLFAQVEVAVKKVFPNLQIPKEEIGYLVMHFGAVLIEVLTKGDLKAYVICLSGIGTSKLLASQLKREVQEITEVSNISMFELTKLQTTMTDRDLIISTIDLQDFQREYIRVNPFLTPEVIEQVQLYAKRKILVQQTPSLVKEMPATVGTITEKMEKLREYLESILTVLTNFQLTMLKEQTTVKNYLQEICALLEDRQIIEEKNKVVEALLEREKSGGVGIPGTRLVLYHARSKYIQKPSFTVHKLESAIWIKGMDGYDVKVDTFLILLSPEIIGKAGLEILSFISTLIIQNEQTTQLFENAGKAQVHSFLAIEFERFIKENVN
- a CDS encoding PTS sugar transporter subunit IIA produces the protein MALSVLAEENILLNQQLATKEEAIRLAGQILVDNRYVEADYIEKMLEREAMTSTFMGNFVAIPHGTDDAKKDVKESGISIIQVPDGVDFGDGNIVKLIIGIAGKGGGHLDILSNIAITVSDIENVENIVAATSAKSILSFFERVN